The DNA segment AGAAGGTGCGCGAGTTCGTGCTGGAGGCGCACGCCCTGCGCGTCCCGACGGTGCGGATCCTGCACGGCAAGGGGACCGGCGCGCTGCGGGACGCGGTCCGGGAGACGCTGCGGGGGGAGGCGCGGGTCGCGCGGTACGAGGATGCGGTCCCCTACGAGGGGGGGCACGGCGTGACGGTGGCGCACCTGGACGTGTGACGCGGGGTGCGGGCCGGGGTAGCCTGGCGGCGTGAGCCAGATGCGCCCCCGCGCCGTGGTGTTCGACCTCGACGGCACCCTGATCGACAGCCTGCCCGACATCGTCGCCAGCTTCCGGGCGGCGTTCGTGGATCGGGGCCTGCCCGCCCCGCGTGCGGGGGCCGTGCGCGCCGAGGTGGGGCGGCCGCTGGAGGCGATGATCGCGGCGTTCGCGCCGGACCGGGTGGCGGACGTCGCGGCGGCGTACCGGCGGATCTACCCCGAGCGGTTCCTGGACACCACCGCGCCGTTCCCGGGGGCGCTCGAGACGCTGGCGGCCCTGCGGGCGCGGGGGCTGCGCACGGCGGTGGCGACGACGAAGCGGACGGCGATGGCGCGCGACCTGGTGGAGGCGGTGGGGTTGGCGCCGTACCTGGATCACGTGCAGGGGACCGACGACCTGCCGGCGAAGCCGGCGCCGGACGTCGTGTGGGCGGCGTTGCGGGCGGTGGCGGCGGAGGGGACGTGGATGGTGGGGGATACGGTGCACGACCTCGAGGCGGGGCGGGCGGCGGGGTTGGCGACGTACGGCGTGACGTGGGGGACGCACGACGCCGCGACGTTGCGGACGGCGGCACCGGACGCGCTCGAGCCGGACCTCGCGGCGCTCGTGACGCGGCTGGGGTGACGCCCCCGCGCACGGGGGTGGGGCGGGTCGGCGGGTATCGTTGCGCATGAGCACACGCGAAACGCAGTACGTGATCGACGCCTTGGCGGAGGACTCCTGGCGGATGTTCCGCATCCTGGGCGAGTTCGCCCAGGGGTTCGAGGCGATGGCGGACGTCGGCAAGGCGGTGACGGTGTTCGGCTCGTCGCGCCTCGCGGCGGACGGGGAGGCGTACGCCAAGGCGCGTCGCCTGGCCGAGGCGTTGGCGGGGCAGGGGTACGCGGTGTTGACCGGTGGGGGGCCGGGCATCATGGAGGCCGCGAACCGGGGGGCGTTCGAGGCGGGCGGCCGGTCGGTGGGGGTGAACATCACCCTCCCGCACGAGCAGAGTCCGAACCGCTTCCAGACCGACGCGCTGGACTTCACGTACTTCTTCGTGCGCAAGGTGATGCTGGTGAAGTACGCGACGGCGTTCGTGGCGTTCCCGGGGGGGTTCGGCACGATCGACGAGCTGTTCGAGGCGCTGACGTTGATTCAGACGCTGAAGATCAAGCCGTTCCCGGTGTACCTGGTCGACGTCGCCTACTGGCAGGGGTTGGTGGAGTGGATGGAGGCCACGCTGGTGCGCGAGGGCACGATTCACGCGCGCGACCTGCAGCTGTTCCAGCTGGTGGACGACGTCGCGGAGATCCCGGCGGCGATCGAGGCGTACTACCGAAGCGAGACGCGTGCGGGGTTCGACGTACCGAACGGGCGGGACGTGCCGGGCGACGGCGACTGAGCGGCCCCGCAAGGAATCCTCGGCCTGTCGCTTGGAAAACTTGACACGCTCACACTAAGGTTTTATCTTGGTGGGGAACGGCGACGGGGGTCCGCCCCCGCGCCCACACCACCTTCGAGGAGGGATTCCATGGCACTCGTCCGCATGCAGACCCCCCGCACCCTGACCCGCGACCCGATGTTCGACGCCGTCGACCGGCTCTTCGACCTCGCGCAGGGCGCCGCCGCGCCGGCCGCCGCCGGCCCCGACGTCCCGACCGACCTCTACGAGACCGACGAGGCGTGGGTCCTCGAGATGGCCGTCCCCGGCCTCGCCGCCGACGACCTCGACGTCGCCCTCGAGAACCGCGACCTGACCGTCCGCGCCGACCTGCCCGCCCACGAGGGCGAGGACCGCCGCTACTGGCGGCGCGGCCTCCCGCGCGGCACCGTCAGCCGCACCTTCCGCCTCCCCGACGGCGTCGACGCCGACGCGGTCGCGGCCCGCGTCCACGACGGCCTGCTGACGCTCACGCTGCCCAAGGCGCACGAAGCGAAGGTCAAGAAGATCGCCATCGACGCCAACTGAGCGGCGTCCTCGCCCCACGACGACGCGCGGCGGGCCGAAGCCCGCCGCGCGTCCGCGTCCGGGTCGTGCGCGACGCCTCAGAAGGTCAGGCCGCCGTCGGTGAACGGCGGCAACGCGTCGAGCCCGAACACCTGCGCCGCGACCGCGTAGATCTCCGGCGGCTCCATGCCCGCCCCCAGGTACGTGTCGTCCCGCCAGATCTCGACGTGCGGGTGCGGACCCGCCTCGGTCCCCGCCGCCGCCTCCGACGTCCCGGAGTTCCCGGTGAAGCCGACCGTCGCCCCCTGCGCCACGCGCGCACCCTCGACGACGCCCTCGGCGACGCCGGACAGGTGCGCGTAGCGGCTGACGAACCCGCCCGCGTGGCGGATCCACACCTGCCGCCCCCGCAAGGCGTCCAGCACGTCGGGCGGCGTCGTCAGCGACGACGTCGCCTCCTCGATCAACGCGTCGTAGCGCGCCTGCGTGAGCGGCGCGTAGTCGACGTCCGCCCGGATCACCGTTCCCGCCGCCACCGCCCGCTGCGGCGTGCCGTAGGCGATCTCGACGCTCACCGTCCCGTCGTAGAAATCGAAGCCCTCGTGCGTCCCGTTGCGGTAGCGGCGCGGCGCCCCCGGCAGGTGGCTCGCGCGCGACGACAGCGTCGCGCCGTCGATCGGCACGACGTACATCGACGGCCAGCCCTCCGCGAAGGGCGCCCCGCCCCGCAGCTCCGCGATCGCGTCGAAGCCGTCGCTCAGCTCCACCAGGCGCCCGTACAGCCCGCTCCCCCGCACCGGCGGGTGGTCGGCCGCCAGGTCCACCGCCCGCACGCCGTCGGCGTCGCGGACGTGCGGGTCCGCCCCGGCGTTCAGCAGCAACAGCGCCGTCGAGGCGCTCGGGGCGGCGTCCGCGGCGAACATCAACGCCGTCCAGCCCCCCGCCGACCGCGCGTTCACGTCCGCGCCCGCCGCCAGCAGCCGCCGCACCACGTCGTCGTGCCCCGCCGCCGCCGCCCGCATCAACGGCGTCCGCCCGAAGGCGTCCGTCGCCGACGTCGGTGCGCCCGCCGCCAGCGCCGCATCCACCTCCGACGGGACGCCCGCGTCCGACGCGCTCAGCAGCACCGTCGCCGGCGCCGGCGGCGCCTCGGCCTCCGCGCCACCCCCCCTCGAGGCGGCGAACCACCCGACGACCCCCAAGATCCCCACGACCACCATCGCGGCCACGATGCGCATCATGCCCGCAGGCTACCCCGACCGACCGCCGTACGCCGCGTCCCCGCGGAAGCGGTAGCCTCGCGGGCGTGCGTCGCCCCGCCCGCCCCCTCCCGATCCGCGAACTGCGCGACCTGCTGGCCCTCGCCGGCCCCCTGATCGCCGCCCAACTCGCGCAGATCGGCATGAACACCGTCGACACCGTCATGGCCGGCCGCCTCGGTCCCGACGCGCTCGCCGGCATCGCGCTGGGGGGCGTGGTGTACCAAAGCACCCTCATCCTCGGCATGGGCGTCCTCTTCGCCGTCGCCCCCCTCGTCTCCGGCGCGCTCGGCGCGGACCGCCCCGACCGGGCCGGCCGCACCGCCCGCCAAGGCCTGTGGCTGGCGCTGCTGCTCGGCGTCCCGATCACGCTCGGCCTCCGCGAGGTCGGTCCGCTGCTGCAGCACCTCGGGCAGGACCCCGACACCGCCGCCCTCGCCGGCGGTTACCTCGGGACCGTCGCCTTCGGCTACCTCCCCGCCCTCGCCCTCGTCGCGGCCCGCGGGTTCCTCGAGGGGATCGGCGACGCCCGCCCGATCATGGTCACCCTGATCCTCGGGATCGGCGCGAACGTCGTCGCGAACGACGCCCTCATGTTCGGCCGCTACGGCCTGCCCGCCCTCGGTCTCGTCGGGACCGGCGTCGCCACCGCCCTCGTCTACACCGCCATGGCGACCGCCCTCCTCGCCTACGTCGCCCTCCGCCACCCCCGCTACCGCGTCCTGCGCGGCCTCCGCCGGCCCGACCCCGGCGTGCTCCGCGAGATCTTCGCGCTCGGTTGGCCCATCGGCCTCACCCTCGGCTTCGAAGCGGCCCTCTTCGCCATCACCGCCGTCCTCATGGGGACCTTCGGCCCCGACGCGCTCGCCGGCCACCAGATCGCCATCCAGGCCGCCTCGGTGACCTTCATGGTCCCCGTCGGCCTCGCCAACGCCACCGGCGTCCGCGTCGCCCGCGCCGCCGGCGCCCGCGACCGCACCGGCGTCCGCCGCGCCGGCCTCACCGGGATCGGGGTCGCCGTCGCCTTCATGAGCCTCACCGCCCTCGTCTTCCGCTTCGCGCCCGACCTCGTCGTCGCCGCCTTCCTCGACCCCACCGCCCCCGGCAACGCCGCCACCGTCCGCTTCGCCGCGACGTTCCTCGGCATCGCCGCCATCTTCCAGGTCGTCGACGGCGTCCAAGTCACCGCGTCCGGCGCGCTGCGCGGCCTGCGCGACACCCGCGTCCCCATGCTCCTCAGCTTCGTGTCGTACGGCGTCGTCGGCCTCGGCAGCGGCGTGACCCTCGCGTTCGCCGCCGACCTCGCGGGGCGCGGCCTGTGGATCGGCCTCGTGATCGGCCTCGCGACCGCCGCGACCCTCCTCACCACCCGCTTCCTGCGCGCCACCCGCCCCGGCGCCGGGGCCCTCCCCGGCGTCCCCGACCCCGCCGCCGACGGGGTACACTAGGCCCCATGAGCACGCTCACGTCCATCCTCGTCTACTCGACGTTGGTGCTCGGCGGCCTCACCGCCGCCGCCGCCGCGTTCGTGTTCCTCGGCCTCTGGATCGCCGGCGAGACGGACGACGGCGAGCCCGACGCCGCCCACTGACCCCGCCCGCGTGACGACGCCGGACCCGCCGGCCCGCCCGCGCGTCGCGGCGCTCCGCCGCTACCTCGCCGCGCCCGACCTCACGGCCCGCGACGCCGCCGCGAAGCTCGGCCTCGTTCACGCCGCCGCCTTCGCCGCGCAGGTCCTCGCCGCCGGCGGCGTCGTCGCTGCGGTCGTGACCCTCGCCGGCCGTCAGGACGCCCCCAGCGGCGTCGTCGCGGCGACCCTGCTCACCGCGAGTTACCTGCACCTCGCGATCGGCGTCGCCGCCGCGGTCGGCGGCACGCAGGCCGCAGCCCGCACCGCCGCCCGCTGGCGCGACGGCGCCCCCCATCGTGCGGACGCGCCGGCCGACCCCTCGACGGCCGACGGCCCGACCCTGACGACCGTCCGCCGCGCCGGCCTGTCGGCCGCCCTCCTCGGCGGGCTGCTGCTGGCCGTCCCCGCCTGGTTCCTCGCCTTCGCCTGGGCCACCGGCCAGGGGGCCGGCACGCTGGTCGGGACCGCCGCCGCCCTCGCCCTCGGCTACGCCCTCGGCCTCCTTCAGGTCCGGCGCATCGGTCGGGCCGTCACGCCCGAGCCTCCGGAGGGGGCCCCGGGCGGGGGGGCCGAACGAACGTCGGGCCCCGACGACGACGCGACCGGGGCCGCCTGAACGACGGGCGTGCGTCAGACCGGTTCGGTCGCGCCGTCCTGCTCGAACCAGGCGCGCCAATCCCAACTGCTCTTGTGGACGCGGGCGAGCTGGAAGGTCTCGGTGCTTTCGATGCCCTCGACCTCCGTCGGCAGGCGTTCCGCCACGAACTCGTGGAGGGCGGCGACGCTCGGGTGCAGCGTCTGGATGATGAGGTCGGCCGAGCCGAAGCTGCTGCCGACGAAGCGCACGTTGGGCAGCTCCGTCAGCGCCTCGGCCACGGCGTTGGAGCGACCGACCCGGGTCCGCACGAGGGTGATCGCGTTGACCGGCACGCCCAGCGCGACCGGGTCGCCGACCGCGGAGATGCGGATCCAGCCGGCCTGAGTCATGCGCTGCACGCGCGAGCGGACGGTGGCCTCCGCGACGTCGAGGTCGCGGGCGATCTCGCGGTAGGGACGACGCCCGTCGTCCTCGAGGGCCATGATGATGCGTTGATCCAAGGGGTCGAGCGCCATGGGCCGAGCCTACCCTTCCGCGACGCGAGCGAAGGGCTCCGCGTCGCCTGCGCAAAGATGTACGACGATTGGTGTTCTAGCACGCAATGCAATAAAAATACGTCGTCATCGTTGACATTGCGCGAGGACGCCCCGTAGAGTCTGCGCACGTCGCGGCTCCCCCCGCGCATCCGGCGCGTCCGGGGGTCCGGCGCCACGATCGGACCGCCCCGTCCCGCGGTCCGCGAGGGAGGCCCCATGAAGCGTCCGTTGTTCCGACTCCTCCTCGGCACGGCCCTGATCGCGCTCCTCGGTAGCGCCGCCGCGCAAACCGTGCGCGTCGGTCTCGCCGAGGACCCCGACGTCCTCGACCCCGACCTGGGGCGCACCTACGTCGGCCGCATCGTCTTCGCCAGCCTGTGCGACAAACTCTTCGAGATCACGCCCGACCTCGAGATCTTCCCGCAACTCGCGTCCGGCTACGACGTCGCCGACGACGGCCTCTCGGTCACCATCGACGTGCGCCCCGGCGTCGTCTTCCACGACGGCACGCCGCTCGACGCCGAGGCGGTCAAGTACAACCTCGAGCGCTCCAAGACCCTCCCCGGCTCCAACCGCTCCAGCGAACTCGCGCAGGTCGAATCGATCGACGTCGTCGACGACGACACGGTGCGCCTGAACCTGAGCGAGCCGTTCGCGCCGCTCATCGCGCTCCTCGCCGACCGCAGCGGCATGATGATCTCGCCGGCCGCCGCCGAGGAGCTCGGCGAGGACTTCGGTCGCTCGCCCGTCTGCGCCGGCCCCTTCGAGTTCGTCGAGCGCGTGGCGCAGGACCGCATCGCGCTCGAGCGCTTCGACGGCTACTGGGACGCCGACGCCATCGCGATCGACGAGGTCGTGTTCCTCCCGATCCCCGACACCAGCGTCCGCCTCGCCAACCTGCAGGCCGGCGACCTGCAGGTCATCGAGCGCGCCGCCCCCACCGACCTCGGGATCATCCGCGACGATCCCGACCTCACCCTGCCCTCCGCCGCCAGCCTCGGCTACCAGGGCATCACCGTCAACGTCGCCAACCCGGAACCGCGCGACGACCCGATGGCGACCGACCCGCGCGTCCGCGAAGCGTTCGAGCTCGCCATCGACCGCGAGGTCATCAACGACGTCGTCTTCGGCGGCGAATTCATCGTCGGGAACCAGGCGGTCCCGCCCAGCAGCCCCTGGTACGTCGACGCCTACCCGATCGCCGAACGCGACGTCGAGCGCGCCCGTGAGCTGCTCCGCGAGGCCGGCCACGACCGCGTGGCCTTCGAGATGATGGTCGCCAACAACCCGCAGTCGGTCCAGATCGGCGAGGTCGTCCAGGCGCTCGCCGCCGAAGCCGGCTTCGACGTCACCGTCCGCGCCACGGAGTTCGCGACCGCCCTCGACCTGTGGGAGCAGGGCGAGTACGACACCTTCCAGGTCGGCTGGTCCGGACGCCTCGATCCCGACGGCAACATCCACTCGTTCCAGACGTGCGACGGCAACCTGAACGAGCACGGCGTGTGCGACGAGGAGACCTCGCGCCTCCTGAACGAAGCGCGCGTCACCAGCGGCTTCGACGACCGCTACGCGCTGTACGAGGCCGCGGCGGAGCGCTACCTGCCCAACCGCCACGTGATCTACCTCTACCACCAGCAACTGTTCTTCCCGCACACCGCCGCGATGCAGGGCTTCGAGGCCTACCCCGACGGCATCATCCGCTTCCAAGGCGTCACGCTCGACTGACGTCCGCGCTCCACCGGCGAAGGGGTGGGCTTCGGCCCACCCCTCGCCCTTCGAGGAGACCCGTGCTTGCCTTCGTCGCCCAGCGTGCCCTGACCGCGATCCCCACCCTCCTCATCGTCACGGTGATGGTGTTCGGCATCCAGCGGTCGCTTCCCGGCGACCCCGCCGTCATCCTCGCCGGCGAGGAACGCGACCCGCAGGTGATCGCCTTCATCCGCGCGAAGTACCGGCTCGACGAGCCGATCCCCGTTCAATATGTTGCTTGGCTCGGCCAACTCGCTCGCGGCGACCTCGGCGTCTCGATGCGGACCGGCGAGCCCGTCTCTTCCCTCATCCTCACCAAGCTTCCCGTCACGGTGCAACTCGCCGTCCTCTCCATCCTCGTCGCCGTCGCCGTGGCCATCCCCGCGGGCGCCATCGCCGCGACGAGGAAGAACACCGGCTGGGACGTCGCCGGTACGGTGGTCGCCCTCTCGGGGTTGTCGATCCCCAACTTCTGGCTGGGGATCATGCTGATCCTGCTCGTCTCCGTCCAACTGGGGTGGTTGCCGGCGTCCGGCTTCGTGCCCTTCCTGGAGGACCCGCTCGAGAACCTCCGGCGCATGATCATGCCCGCGTTCGTCCTCGGGACCGGACTGGCCGCGGTGTTGATGCGGCAGATGCGCTCCTCGATGCTCGAGGTCCTCTCGCAGGACTTCGTCCGCACCGCCACCGCCAAGGGCGCGAGCGGCTGGACGACCGTCGTGCGGCACGCCATGCGCAACGCCCTCATCCCCGTCGTCACCATCCTCGGTCTGCAGCTCGGCACGCTCCTTTCCGGCGCCGTGCTGACCGAGCAGGTCTTCACGATCCCCGGCTTCGGGAAGTTGATCGTCGACGCCGTCTTCAACCGCGACTACGCCGTCGTCCAAGGCGTCGTCCTGTTCACCGCCACGTCCTACATCGCCATCAACCTCGCGGTGGACGTGCTCTACGCCGTCCTCGACCCCCGCATCTCCGGGTCCCGCGCATGACCGGCGCCCTGCCCCGCCCGACCCGCACGTGGACCGCGTGGTGGACGAGCCGCCCGATGCGCCGCCTCCGGTCCCGCCCCATCGCGCTCGTCGGCGGCGCCGTCGTCCTCCTCTTCGTGACGCTGGCCGTCCTGGCCCCCTGGATCGCCCCCCACGACCCCGCCGCCACCGATTTCCTCTCCGTCCGGCAGGCCCCCTCGGGCAGCTACTGGTTCGGGACGGACGAGATCGGCCGGGACGTCCTATCGCGCGTCCTCTTCGGCGCGCGCGCCAGCCTCGTCGCCGGCGTCATCTCGGTCGCCATCGCGCTCCTCGCCGGCGTGCCGCTCGGCCTGATCGCAGGGTTCTACGGCGGCTGGCTGGACGAGGTCGTCATGCGCCTCACCGATGCGCTGTTGTCGTTCCCGTTCCTGATCCTCGCCGTCGCCCTGGCGGCGGCGTTGGGCCCCAGCCTGCAGAACGCCATGATCGCCATCGGGATCGCCGTCACGCCGACCTTCGTGCGACTCATGCGCGGCCAAGTGCTGGCCGTGAAGAACGCCGAGTACGTCCAGGCCGCGCGCGCCCTCGGGGCGGGCGACGGGCGGATCCTGGCGCGCCACGTGCTGCCCAACGCCTTCGCACCGATCCTGGTGCAGGCGACCGTCACCATCGCCCAGGCGATCATCGCCGAATCGTCCCTGTCGTTCCTGGGCCTCGGCGTCCAACCCCCGACGCCCAGCTGGGGAGGCATGTTGAACACCGCCAAGAACTTCCTCGTCCAAGCGCCCTGGATGGCGATCTGGCCCGGCCTGTCGATCTTCGTCACCGTCCTCGCCTTCAACCTCTTCGGCGACGGCCTGCGCGACGCCTTCGACCCGAGGGACGCCTGATGGCCCCCCTTCGCGCCCCCACCGCGCTGGACCTCGCCACGTTCTCCGTCTGCCTCCGCGGCACCTGCGGTGGGTACGGCGTGGCCGTCGCCACCGCCCGCCCGAACGTCGGGGCCCTCGTCCCGTACGTCTCCCTCCAGGGCGCCGTCGCCACCCAAGCGCGGGTCGACACCACCCTCGGTGAGCGCACCCTGGCCCTCGTCGGTCGCGGCATGCCCGTCGCCACCGCCATCGACGCGCTGCTGTCCGTGGACGACGCCCGCCCGGTCCGCCAGCTGCACGGCGTCGACGCGACCGGCGCCCACGCGGCGACCGGAGCGGACTGCGTCCCCTGGGCCGGGTCCCGCGCCGGCGACGGCGTCAGCGTGGCCGGCAACATGCTGGCCGGCCCCGAGGTCGTCGACGCCATGCTCGAGGCCGCCGAGGCGGACCGCGACCGCGAGATCGGCGAGCGGCTCCTGCGCGTCCTCGAGGCCGGCCAAGCCGCGGGCGGCGACAAGCGCGGCAAGCAGTCCGCCGCCCTGCTGGCCGCCTCCCCCGAACCGCGCCTCCACCACAACCTCCGCGTCGACGACCACGCCGACCCCGTCGCCGAACTCCGGCGCCTCAAAGGGGTCATGGACGCGCAGACCGACGCCATCCGCCGCGACTACGGAGAGGAGGGCGTGCGCCTGTTCAGCCGGGTCCGCCGCTGAGGCGGACGGGGCGACGGGTACACTCGCACCGACCATGGACACCCTGCACCTCTTGTGGTCGTTCGCCAAGGTAGGCCTCTTCGGCTTCGGCGGCGGCCCCTCGATGATCCCGCTCATCCAAGAGGAGGTCGTCGACGTCCAGCGGTGGTTGACGAAGGACGAGTTCCTCGACGCCTTCGCGTTCGGCAACGCGCTGCCCGGCCCCATCGCGACGAAGATGGCGGGGTACGTGGGGTTCAAGGTCGCCGGCTGGCCCGGCGCCGCCGCCGGCCTGGTCGGCGTCACGGTCCCCACGATCCTCGCCATGATCGCGCTCGGCGGCCTGTACCTCCGCTACCGCGACGCGCCGGCGTTCGAAGCGTTCCTGCGCGGCGTCCGACCGGTCGTGATCGCGCTCTTGGCGTTGGTCGTGTGGGAGTTCGCGCCCCGCGCCTTCGGCGCCCCCCCGCAGTGGCTGGCCAACTGGGCCCTCTGGGGGCTCGGCCTCGTCGCCTTCGTCGCCGCCGCCCGGTTCGGCGTTCACCCCGCCCTCCTCATCGTCGCCGGCGGCGTCGTCGGCGTCCTCTTCCTGCGCTGACGCGCACCCCTAGGAGCCGCATGGATCCCTCCACCCCCTACCCCTCGCAGCGCATGCCGGTCCTGGCGCGCAACGTCGTCGCCACCAGCCAGCCGTTGGCCGCCACCGCCGGCCTGCGCATGCTGACCGACGGCGGGAACGCCGTCGACGCCGCCATCGCGGCCGCCATGACCCTCACCGTGGTCGAGCCCACCAGCAACGGCCTCGGCAGCGACGCCTTCGCGATCCTCTGGGACGGCCGGTCCCTGCACGGCCTGAACGCCTCCGGGCGCAGCCCCACGGCGCTCACGCCCGAGCGGTTCGAAGGCCTGGACGCCATCCCCCTGCGCGGGGAGGCCACCGTCACGGTGCCGGGCGCCGTCTCCGCCTGGATCGAGATGCACCGCCGCTTCGGGTCGTTGCCCCTGCACCGCATCGCCGAACCCGCGATCCACTACGCCCGCGACGGCTTCCCGGTGTCCCCCATCACGGCGCGCGCGTGGGCCACCGCCGAGGGCACCTTCGCGGGCCGCGCCGACTTCGCCGACGCGTTCCTGCCCGGCGGCCGCGCGCCCCACGCGGGGGAGACCTGGCGCTTTCCCGACCAGGCGGCGACCCTGGAGACGATCATCGAGACCGAGGGCGAAGCGTTCTATCGGGGGGCCCTGGCCGAGCGCATGGCGGCGCACGTCCAGGCCGGCGGCGGACCCCTCGCCGAGGCCGACCTGGCCGCCCACCGCGCGGAGTGGGTCGGCACGATCTCGACCGCCTACGGTGAGCACGAACTGCACGAGATCCCCCCCAACGGCCAGGGCCTCGCCGCCCTCCTCGCGCTCGGCATCCTCCGCCACACCGACGTCGCCGACCACGACCCGGACTCCGCCGCCGCCCTGCACCTGCAGATCGAAGCGATGAAACTCGCGTTCGCCGACGCGCATCGCTACGTCGGCGATCCCGACCACCTCGACGTGCCGCCGGACGCCCTGCTGGACGACGGGTACCTCGCCGAACGCGCCGCGCGCATCGACCCCACGCGGGCGGGCGACCCGGCGTACGGCGTGCCGAAGCGCGGCGGGACGGTGTACCTCACCGCCGCCGACGCCGAGGGCCGCATGGTGTCGTTCATCCAGTCCAACTACTACGGCTTCGGGTCGGGCGTCGTGGTGCCCGGCACCGGCATCTCGCTGCAGAACCGCGGGGCGGGCTTCACGCTCCAGCCGGGGCACCCCAACCAGGTGGGGCCCGCCAAGCGGCCGTTCCACACCATCATCCCCGCCTTCCTGACGCGGGGCGGCGCCCCGGACATGAGCTTCGGGGTGATGGGCGGCCCCATGCAGCCGCAAGGGCACGTCCAGATGGTGCTCCGCACCGTCCTGTGGGGCCAGAACCCGCAGGCCGCCGCCGACGCGCCGCGCTGGCGGGTCGTCGAGGGCCGCACCGTCGCCCTGGAGGCCTCGGTCGGACAGGCCACCGTCGACGCGCTCCGCGACCTCGGGCACGACGTCACCCGCGCCGCCCCGGAGCACGGCTTCGCGTTCGGCGGCGCGCAACTCGTTCGGCGCCTCCCCGACGGCGGCTACGTCGCCGGCAGCGACCCCCGCAAGGACGGCCTCGCCGTCGGGTTCTGACGCGCTCGGCGCCGGCGGGGCCGTCCGTGCCGGCCGGCCGACACGGACGGCGGCCGGTTCGTGCCACCCTCGCGTCGGCGCCGGGACGATGCGGTCCCCGCGCGACGCATCGACGCGGGCGGAACGCCCGCGAGGAGGCTGCATGAGCGAAGCGAAATCCGGCGATACCGTGCACGTCCACTACACCGGCACCCTCGACGACGGCACCGTGTTCGACAGCAGCGAGGGGCGCGACCCCCTCACCGTCACCCTCGGGTCCGGCCAGGTCATCCCCGGCTTCGAAGCGGCGGTCGTCGGCATGAGCGTCGGCGAAACGAAGAAGGCCCGCCTCGAACCGCACGACGCCTACGGCGAACGGCGCGACGACCTGATGCTCGACGTGCCGCGCAGCGACCTGCCCGAGGACCTCGAGGTGGAGCTCGGTACGCCGCTGCAACTCCAGCAGGAGGACGGCCAAGCGGTGCCCGTCACCGTCGCCGCCCTCGACGACACCAGCATCACGCTCGACGCCAACCCGCCGCTCGCGGGG comes from the Trueperaceae bacterium genome and includes:
- a CDS encoding TIGR00730 family Rossman fold protein, which codes for MSTRETQYVIDALAEDSWRMFRILGEFAQGFEAMADVGKAVTVFGSSRLAADGEAYAKARRLAEALAGQGYAVLTGGGPGIMEAANRGAFEAGGRSVGVNITLPHEQSPNRFQTDALDFTYFFVRKVMLVKYATAFVAFPGGFGTIDELFEALTLIQTLKIKPFPVYLVDVAYWQGLVEWMEATLVREGTIHARDLQLFQLVDDVAEIPAAIEAYYRSETRAGFDVPNGRDVPGDGD
- a CDS encoding HAD-IA family hydrolase → MRPRAVVFDLDGTLIDSLPDIVASFRAAFVDRGLPAPRAGAVRAEVGRPLEAMIAAFAPDRVADVAAAYRRIYPERFLDTTAPFPGALETLAALRARGLRTAVATTKRTAMARDLVEAVGLAPYLDHVQGTDDLPAKPAPDVVWAALRAVAAEGTWMVGDTVHDLEAGRAAGLATYGVTWGTHDAATLRTAAPDALEPDLAALVTRLG
- a CDS encoding Lrp/AsnC family transcriptional regulator; protein product: MALDPLDQRIIMALEDDGRRPYREIARDLDVAEATVRSRVQRMTQAGWIRISAVGDPVALGVPVNAITLVRTRVGRSNAVAEALTELPNVRFVGSSFGSADLIIQTLHPSVAALHEFVAERLPTEVEGIESTETFQLARVHKSSWDWRAWFEQDGATEPV
- a CDS encoding Hsp20/alpha crystallin family protein, whose protein sequence is MALVRMQTPRTLTRDPMFDAVDRLFDLAQGAAAPAAAGPDVPTDLYETDEAWVLEMAVPGLAADDLDVALENRDLTVRADLPAHEGEDRRYWRRGLPRGTVSRTFRLPDGVDADAVAARVHDGLLTLTLPKAHEAKVKKIAIDAN
- a CDS encoding Smr/MutS family protein, giving the protein KVREFVLEAHALRVPTVRILHGKGTGALRDAVRETLRGEARVARYEDAVPYEGGHGVTVAHLDV
- a CDS encoding MATE family efflux transporter: MRRPARPLPIRELRDLLALAGPLIAAQLAQIGMNTVDTVMAGRLGPDALAGIALGGVVYQSTLILGMGVLFAVAPLVSGALGADRPDRAGRTARQGLWLALLLGVPITLGLREVGPLLQHLGQDPDTAALAGGYLGTVAFGYLPALALVAARGFLEGIGDARPIMVTLILGIGANVVANDALMFGRYGLPALGLVGTGVATALVYTAMATALLAYVALRHPRYRVLRGLRRPDPGVLREIFALGWPIGLTLGFEAALFAITAVLMGTFGPDALAGHQIAIQAASVTFMVPVGLANATGVRVARAAGARDRTGVRRAGLTGIGVAVAFMSLTALVFRFAPDLVVAAFLDPTAPGNAATVRFAATFLGIAAIFQVVDGVQVTASGALRGLRDTRVPMLLSFVSYGVVGLGSGVTLAFAADLAGRGLWIGLVIGLATAATLLTTRFLRATRPGAGALPGVPDPAADGVH
- a CDS encoding ABC transporter substrate-binding protein: MKRPLFRLLLGTALIALLGSAAAQTVRVGLAEDPDVLDPDLGRTYVGRIVFASLCDKLFEITPDLEIFPQLASGYDVADDGLSVTIDVRPGVVFHDGTPLDAEAVKYNLERSKTLPGSNRSSELAQVESIDVVDDDTVRLNLSEPFAPLIALLADRSGMMISPAAAEELGEDFGRSPVCAGPFEFVERVAQDRIALERFDGYWDADAIAIDEVVFLPIPDTSVRLANLQAGDLQVIERAAPTDLGIIRDDPDLTLPSAASLGYQGITVNVANPEPRDDPMATDPRVREAFELAIDREVINDVVFGGEFIVGNQAVPPSSPWYVDAYPIAERDVERARELLREAGHDRVAFEMMVANNPQSVQIGEVVQALAAEAGFDVTVRATEFATALDLWEQGEYDTFQVGWSGRLDPDGNIHSFQTCDGNLNEHGVCDEETSRLLNEARVTSGFDDRYALYEAAAERYLPNRHVIYLYHQQLFFPHTAAMQGFEAYPDGIIRFQGVTLD
- a CDS encoding ankyrin repeat domain-containing protein, with product MMRIVAAMVVVGILGVVGWFAASRGGGAEAEAPPAPATVLLSASDAGVPSEVDAALAAGAPTSATDAFGRTPLMRAAAAGHDDVVRRLLAAGADVNARSAGGWTALMFAADAAPSASTALLLLNAGADPHVRDADGVRAVDLAADHPPVRGSGLYGRLVELSDGFDAIAELRGGAPFAEGWPSMYVVPIDGATLSSRASHLPGAPRRYRNGTHEGFDFYDGTVSVEIAYGTPQRAVAAGTVIRADVDYAPLTQARYDALIEEATSSLTTPPDVLDALRGRQVWIRHAGGFVSRYAHLSGVAEGVVEGARVAQGATVGFTGNSGTSEAAAGTEAGPHPHVEIWRDDTYLGAGMEPPEIYAVAAQVFGLDALPPFTDGGLTF